The Akkermansia sp. N21116 genome includes a region encoding these proteins:
- a CDS encoding ROK family protein, whose amino-acid sequence MSQNEIPTIGIDFGGTSIKLGVVLGSQVIAQAPSIATQEYETPEELIQAISQFVGMLRASHPEASAIGMGMPGFVNHYEGTVFTLTNVAGWDNIPVRDLLQAATGLPVCVENDANCMAYAEWQLGAARGKKHAICLTLGTGVGSGIIVNGALLRGATCSAGELGQTSIDYNGRLGHYGNRGSLEDYIGNKELAADARSMYASHGQDKTIVDCNPITLEKAALNGDQIALKIWNDIARKLACSLINCCYLFNPEVIVIGGGVSKAKALLFDPLQTFMREQMPEPLVKHLQIIPAMFGTEAGIIGAARLARDTFSGETNA is encoded by the coding sequence ATGAGCCAAAATGAAATTCCAACCATCGGTATCGACTTTGGAGGCACCTCTATTAAATTAGGAGTCGTCCTCGGAAGCCAGGTGATCGCCCAGGCACCTTCCATCGCCACTCAGGAGTATGAAACCCCGGAGGAATTGATTCAGGCCATTTCTCAGTTCGTCGGCATGCTTCGCGCCAGCCATCCGGAAGCCTCGGCTATCGGCATGGGCATGCCCGGCTTCGTCAACCATTATGAAGGAACGGTCTTTACGCTTACCAATGTCGCAGGATGGGACAATATCCCTGTCCGCGATCTGCTCCAGGCCGCCACCGGCCTTCCTGTCTGTGTAGAAAACGACGCCAATTGCATGGCCTACGCCGAATGGCAGCTCGGTGCGGCTCGCGGCAAAAAACACGCCATCTGTCTAACCCTGGGTACCGGAGTCGGCAGCGGCATCATCGTTAACGGGGCTCTCCTGCGCGGAGCAACCTGTTCCGCCGGAGAACTGGGACAAACCAGCATCGACTACAATGGACGGCTCGGTCACTATGGCAACCGCGGATCCCTCGAAGATTACATCGGCAACAAGGAGCTCGCCGCCGATGCCCGTTCCATGTACGCCTCCCACGGCCAGGACAAAACCATTGTGGACTGCAATCCGATTACTCTGGAAAAAGCTGCTCTCAACGGAGACCAAATCGCCCTGAAGATCTGGAACGACATCGCCCGCAAACTCGCCTGCTCTCTTATCAACTGCTGCTACCTTTTCAATCCGGAAGTCATCGTCATCGGCGGAGGCGTTTCCAAGGCCAAGGCTCTTCTGTTCGATCCCCTGCAAACATTTATGCGCGAGCAAATGCCGGAACCGCTCGTCAAGCACCTGCAGATCATCCCCGCCATGTTCGGCACGGAAGCCGGCATCATCGGGGCAGCGCGCCTGGCCCGCGACACATTCTCCGGGGAAACAAACGCCTGA
- a CDS encoding RsmB/NOP family class I SAM-dependent RNA methyltransferase, with translation MGQDAPTPEDRLISRLGIPPDEAKALKVCLTQGQSSRRALVLTPRAPEGYIPPGAQTGSGEIPPWIGEGIYPVDETVPCDEDSCGAPGDYAEGYYYPLDLSSVWETAPLSQLPPPQRCLDMCAAPGGKSILAQARLRPGLHISNEIHPKRLGIMRHNLSRCGFFHMFTQRLRPDQWAAQAPECFDLILVDAPCSGHSMLAKGIPNPGCFHTSTISGNAKRQRGILLCALKTLSPGGHLLYTTCTYAPEENEKTVAWLLKRNQDMYAVETPALARFQVPSAPFPCYRLLPTAGLGAGGFTCLLAKKGSIPSRLPEIPEELLAWPVRER, from the coding sequence ATGGGACAAGACGCCCCCACCCCGGAGGACCGCCTCATCTCCCGCCTGGGAATCCCCCCGGATGAGGCAAAGGCTTTGAAGGTCTGCCTGACACAAGGGCAATCCTCCCGTCGAGCGCTCGTCCTGACTCCGCGAGCCCCGGAAGGCTATATTCCTCCCGGTGCCCAAACAGGCTCCGGGGAAATCCCCCCCTGGATAGGCGAAGGTATCTACCCCGTGGATGAAACGGTTCCCTGCGACGAAGATTCCTGTGGTGCGCCCGGCGATTATGCCGAAGGCTACTATTACCCGCTGGATCTTTCCTCCGTCTGGGAAACCGCCCCACTCTCACAACTCCCTCCCCCGCAAAGATGCCTGGACATGTGCGCCGCTCCGGGCGGGAAAAGCATCCTGGCTCAGGCAAGACTCCGCCCCGGTCTGCACATTTCGAACGAAATCCATCCCAAACGCCTGGGCATCATGCGCCACAATCTATCTCGCTGCGGGTTCTTCCACATGTTCACCCAGCGCCTCCGGCCAGACCAATGGGCGGCACAGGCTCCGGAATGTTTCGACCTCATTCTGGTCGATGCCCCATGCAGCGGGCACTCCATGCTCGCCAAAGGCATCCCCAATCCGGGTTGTTTCCATACATCCACGATCAGCGGCAACGCCAAACGCCAGAGAGGAATTCTTCTGTGTGCCTTGAAAACACTTTCGCCGGGGGGGCATCTGCTTTACACAACTTGTACATACGCCCCGGAAGAAAATGAAAAAACCGTCGCCTGGCTCCTGAAGCGCAACCAGGACATGTACGCCGTCGAAACTCCGGCACTGGCCCGCTTCCAAGTACCATCAGCCCCTTTCCCCTGTTACCGTCTTCTACCTACGGCAGGTCTGGGAGCAGGGGGATTCACCTGCCTTCTCGCCAAAAAAGGTTCCATTCCTTCCCGGCTTCCGGAAATTCCCGAAGAGTTACTTGCCTGGCCCGTCAGAGAACGCTAG
- a CDS encoding metallophosphoesterase family protein, which produces MLIAAISDIHDHTVNLALILEEIRESNCSRIVCMGDICEPSTLHELIESTRGIPVDIAYGNNDEAYGLQMVASKAAHITLQGSVGKLTSDNFKLAFTHYPHHAGKLAASGMYDAVLYGHDHRAAVSRIGSCILANPGEVVGNRSGKSSYGILDTEAKTFTIHPLTFHP; this is translated from the coding sequence ATGCTCATTGCAGCCATCAGCGACATCCACGACCACACGGTCAATTTGGCTCTGATTCTGGAAGAAATTCGGGAGAGCAACTGCAGCCGCATCGTCTGCATGGGGGACATTTGCGAACCTTCCACCCTGCATGAACTGATCGAATCAACCCGGGGAATTCCCGTCGACATTGCCTATGGCAACAACGACGAAGCATACGGGCTTCAAATGGTCGCATCCAAAGCCGCCCACATCACCCTTCAGGGATCAGTCGGCAAACTTACCTCGGACAACTTCAAACTTGCCTTTACCCACTACCCTCACCATGCAGGTAAACTGGCAGCAAGCGGCATGTACGATGCCGTTCTCTACGGTCACGATCACCGGGCGGCCGTTTCACGCATCGGCTCCTGCATCCTGGCCAATCCCGGTGAAGTCGTCGGCAACCGATCGGGCAAATCCTCCTACGGCATTCTCGACACGGAGGCAAAAACCTTCACCATCCATCCCCTGACCTTCCATCCATGA
- a CDS encoding (deoxy)nucleoside triphosphate pyrophosphohydrolase, producing the protein MIDVCCALLEIHTEIGGTITMAARKGSNSHLAGLWEFPGGKLEPGECAEEAIIREIREELGCEISELIPLPPHEHDYGTHAIRLFPFICKLAPNSPFPACREHAALALLSPQHLATLPWAPADRPVLNDYLGI; encoded by the coding sequence ATGATCGACGTCTGCTGCGCTCTCCTCGAAATCCATACGGAAATCGGTGGCACTATTACCATGGCTGCCCGCAAAGGCAGCAATTCCCATCTCGCCGGGCTTTGGGAATTCCCCGGAGGCAAATTGGAACCGGGCGAATGTGCCGAAGAAGCGATCATCCGGGAAATCCGGGAAGAACTCGGATGCGAAATCTCAGAGCTCATTCCATTGCCTCCCCACGAGCATGATTACGGAACCCATGCCATCCGCCTTTTCCCCTTCATTTGCAAGTTGGCCCCCAATTCTCCCTTCCCGGCCTGCCGTGAACACGCGGCTCTTGCCCTCCTCTCCCCGCAGCACCTGGCAACTCTGCCATGGGCTCCCGCCGATCGGCCCGTCCTTAATGACTACCTCGGAATCTAA